Genomic segment of Apus apus isolate bApuApu2 chromosome 9, bApuApu2.pri.cur, whole genome shotgun sequence:
GGTTGTTCTCTTTGTAGGTTTTTTGAACACTTGAGAAAGATTAGGTAGGTTCTTATCCCATTGAGGTATCTATTCCATGTCTACTTGCCATTTAGtcgtattttattttttccagaactCCAGGAACCTGCCACAGTTAAGTTAGAAGAAACTGCTTCTCTTCAAGCAGTGGTGCTGCCAAGCAATCCTGTTGAGATAGAGATTGAAACCCcagaacagctgaagaaaagagaaaggaggtaAGAACAGGAAAGGCAGTGGAGGGCTGTTAAAGGGTGAAGTTAAAAATACACTATGTCTTGACTCTCACTAACTTGTTGTGTTCTGGATAGAAATTCCCACTTTGTGCAGGCTGTTGAGTTGGAATGATGCAAAGTTATGGGATGGAGAACAGTTTACACACTGACAGTTTTACCAGAAATCTGCTGTGGATGTTGGTGGCAATGGAAGCTTTTGAGCTTCTGTGAAAATCAAGTGTGTAACTTCATTGTGCTTTAATATCTACATTTCCAAACCAAGAGCAGTAGTAGCTCTCTTCAAGGAGAGTTGTGAGTGAATGACATTGTTGTACTGTAAACATCTGAAGAGCTCAGGTGGAAGCCTCTGTGTGCCCATACCTGAGGTGTGCATAGGTGGAACAAATGAATGTCCTTGGCAGCTGGGGGCATTATACATTATACCAAGGAGAGCTTTCTTTGTGTGGCAGCTGGAAGGCTGATGATATCTCAGGCTGCTATGGGGTGGGCACAGTTCTGGGCCAGCCCTTAATAACAAAGCAAccaggatatctgttgtctctAAGTTGGAAGACTACATCAATGAAGAGAAAATCATTTTTCAGGAATCTGAATGGAATGTTAGCAGTAATCTCGAAGTCAAACAATTCAGACAGTAAATTGTAAGATTAGTATGGAGCTGTCCAAAGATGTCTGGTAGGAAAACTGTAGGCACATAAAGTTAGGCAGAATTAAGGCTGTCTGAATACAGTCCAGCTTTCTGAACTTCAGTGCGTGGAGTTCACAGTTTATTAGTCATCTACAGCCTGCATGCCTGTTCACATAGCCACAAACTAAACCTTTGTTAAGTGTGCGCAGAAGATTCCCTGGGATGGATTGTCTTTTTGAGCTGATCCAGTTCAGGAATCTATAAAAACAGGTCCATACAAAATCTACAACATCCATTTCTTTTGTAATcttacacagagaaaaaaggaaggctGAGTTTGAGATCTATCTCCGGAGAATGATGAAACGTTTTAGCAAGGAGGTTCGTGAGGACACACATAAGGTATTAGTCACAGAGAAACTTGGCAGAGAAAAAATTGGGCATAAAGATGTCTGAACTGATTCTTAATGAAGAATAAACTCattttgataaaataatttggggCATGTCTAGAAGTGGAAAAATCAAAAGGCTGTAGTCCAAATGCTCATGAAACGTCTCTTGAACTGTAAGTTAGAAACATCAGTGACTGCATTAGTAAAATTCTAATTCAAAGCAGATATGACTAGGTTGTATATTTCTCTCTTGAGTATGTATCTGCTCATTCTGGTGGGGTTAAACTTTCAGTCACGTAGAGCAGGAGATGCTGACAGGGCCTTCAAGGCTTTACTGTCTTCTGATGGTGATCTGAAGATAGCCCTGTATCCACCCTGCATATGCCTGAGAGGCTTAATTGTTGCCTGTCTCTGTTAAAGGGAGAAGTAAAGACAATAGTTCAAGCAAAGAAAATCTCTTGTGAACTCATAGTAGAAACTTTCTTCTCTTAGGTTCACCTCTTGTGTTTATTAGCAAATGGTTTCTATAGGAACAGGATCTGCAGCCAGCCAGAACTTCATGCCATTGGTCTATCTGTCATCCCCACCCACTTCACTAAAGTGCCTGCTGACCACGTGGACCTTCTCTACCTTTCCAACTTGGTGAAATGGTAAAACTCTCAAAATCATTCTCTCACATAGAATGTTAGAGCCAGGGTTCAGGGAGAGGGGTAAATGTAATTACCAATTTTCAGTGattattctggttttaaataCAGGGTTGGGAGACTGTCCTTTTTACAGAAGGAAAGGATAAACTATGAAGTTCAAGGATACAGTCACAAACAGTGGACAATAAGTCAGTGTCTCCTGTTTCAGGTTTGTGGGAACCTTCACTGTCAATGATGAGCTTTCCACTGAAAAAGGAGAGTCCCTTCAGTCGACCTTGGAGAGGCGCTTTGCCATCTATGCTGCACGAGATGATGAGGAGTTAGTTCATGTAAGTGACTGGGAAGTACAGGGTTGGTTGCCAAGCTAGGATGCTAGAccagtgctgcagtgctgtcAGCTCATACACAAAGTGGTGTTTGAGAGATGGATTTGGAGAAAAATTGGTGACTTAGATGattctttggctttttgttgtatttttatctgGAGTCTGTGATTAAATTACTGAGTTTGAACTGTGCCTAACTGGAGCCTCTAGTTGTGGTTGGTGTTGCTGTGCACTCCATGTTCTGCTGTGGATAACTCTATGTACAGCTTTGGCTTCTTTAGGTTGCTTTAGCAGTGTAGATCAAAGAAAACCAGCTTAATAggtttcttctgaaatactaaTTGAAGTGAGGAAGTGATTTGGCTTACTTGCAGCCAGGGAAACTCTTTACAGATCTTTAGTTAGAAGGTTGGTTTGTTACTATGAGTCACCACCAAAGGCCAAAGGAGTTGAGCCTTGACTTAGAGCAGCCCGAGGCAAAGGCTTAAAAAGGACTTCAACTCTTCAGTCATTTTTTGGTGGAGTTGGATTAAGGGAACAAGTGGAGTCAGTTGCTTCAAGTCACAGATTTTGTAAAACAGCTGAGGTTGGGGAAACACAGGAGATCAAAGTGACACAGGGCATTTGAAAGAGCAgaaaccagctgctgctttgcaggtgCATGGCTTGCAGCTCTGCCCTTTTGCTAATAAAgtgggatgctgctgcttctctgctgcaaaGCAGGACGCGGTTGTTGTGGTGGCTTTGCAACCGTGCAGAGATTTCACCTCCTGGGACAGGAGGAAAAGACGAAGCAAGCCATGCTTGCACAGCTTCAGTCAAGTTCCATGCAGGAAGGCAGTTGCCATTCAGCCACTAGCCACTTGTTTGTGACTGTCATGATATACTTTGGATGGTTGGTGTTTCTGCTGGGTTCAGCTGATGTGGTTGGCTTTGGCCACCTTTGGGAAGTAGGATTTAGGTCATCTTACTCAGTTTTCCTCAAGAATGAGAGAATGATTGGGTAGATGGGATTCTGCTCCAGCAGAATGGTTCATTTAGCCTCTTTAGGAGTTGGCTCTTCATCTGTGAGTAACAGCAGTACCCCTGTCACAGCAGTAACATAAATAAAagccagagaagactgaggtgCTTTAATACTATAGTAACCAGTTTATCTACACATCTGTGtcagtgtgtacagcactagGTAAATGTaggaatgaaaattatttgtaacAGGCCTGACCATGAAAGAGTTCCAATAGGGTTTTTTATATTATATACCATGGAAAAAGATTAAACAtgctttactttttcttttgcagatatttttaattattctgcGAGCATTACAGCTGCTGTGTCGCCTCGTGCTGTCTTTTCAGCCTCTTCCTCTCAAGGAAACAGGAGCAAAGGTAGTTTTTGTTGAGTGTGGGAAGGAATAGATCACTGGATTAGAGAgcaagattgaaaaaaaaattctagctGCTGCAGCTTAAAGTTAATAACTTACTGCATGAACTATGGTGATAGAATGTTCTGTCAGTAGTGCAGAAGACACAAACCCTTCATTTTTaggttttcctttaaaaagaacccacacattttgtgtttttcaacaaaaaagTCTAATGCTTCAGGGGctttaaatgtctttaaaatttaGACAGCAAACACTTGCTGCTTGAGTACACTTCTCTTCTGCCATTTGCCTGAAGTTTTCAAGTGCCTAAGACATGCAGATTGACCATGCCTGCCAACCTTTGATCTGCATGCACCTCGTGCTGattgcagtctttttttttttttaacatattctTAGCCACGGTGATAAGTGACCTCATCTGTTCCTTTGCAGGGAAAAAGCTCATCCAAGAGGCAGTCTCTCAGTGCTGCTTCCGAGGGGCAGGAGAGCTCAGCTGTAATGCCCAAAGCTGAGGCAAAAAAATGCCCCTGCAAAAAAGCCAAGCAGGATGAGAAATcctcagagagagaaaaagacaacaaGGAGccaaagaaacccaaaactGCTCAGACCAAAAGGTTGTGCAAGTCAAAGTTAACTACAGGCAGCCAAGAACAAAAAGAATCGGGTAATGAGGAGAGCAGTTTAGCAGAAAAAGATGTTCTGGTCAGACCCAAGAATGATCGCCGGCGGCGAGTGGCCTCCAAAGTGTCTTATAAAGAAGAGAGTGAAAGTGATGAGGGCAGTGCCTCGGACTTTGAGATTTCAGAGGAGGAGAGTGATCTCTCTGATGAGGATTTTGTACCTGTCTCTAAAAGGCGGAAGAGCTCACTGGACTCCCAGAATTCAAAGGTAACAGCTACAAAAAGCCCCAGAATTGAGGCTTCGGAATCAAGGCTGTCTAAAAATTCATATGGAGCTGAGCCTAGGCCAGCAAAAAGTGCAGCTTCAGCCTTGCCTCAtgcacagagaaagagaaacaaaataatttctagtgATGAAGATGATGGACAGCAGGAGGTAAGGAAAGCGATGGGCACAGACCAGTGGCTGGAAGTTTTCCttgaacatgaggaaaattGGGTGTGTGTAGACTGTGTTCATGGCAGCGTTGGCCAGCCCCAGCTGTGCTTCAGGAATGCCACGAAGCCACTTTCCTACATTGTGGGATTTGACAATGATGGGAGTGTCAGGGATGTGACACAAAGATATGACCCAGTGTGGATGACTGCAACAAGGAAGAGCCGCGTGGACCGTGAGTGGTGGGAAGACACACTTCAGCCATATAAAAGTCCCTATGTGGAAAGAGacatgaaagaggaaaatgaggtAAATGGAAACAGGTTATTCAGGACAATTAGTCCAAGAGTCCAGTCCTTTGGTTCTCATTCAGGCAAAAATCATTAGGAATCTGCATGAGGAAGGAAGTTTGGATTTGAGCTTGAAATGATCATATTGagcatgttttaaaatctggatAGCAAAAATACTGGACAGTCCAGGCTGGCAACTGACTGTGGTTTCTGTACAGTGTAGCATTACTCTGCTTGGAGAGAGTCTTCAAAATACATAGATCTGGGTACACATCTAAGTACCTATCTCCAACAAGAATGCTTTGTTGGCTCATCTGATTAagtttctggtgttttttttttcctctgatccATACTACAGTAATTCTTACTTTCTTACAAAGGGTAGTGCAAGAGAGTAGGGATAACACTCTTCTTTGTATAATTCCTACAGTTTCAGGTCAAGCTTCAAGATCAACCTCTACCAACAGCAATTGGGGAGTACAAAAACCACCCTCTTTATGCACTGAAGAGACACCTCTTGAAATATCAGGCCATTTATCCTGAGTCAGCTGCTATCCTAGGGTACTGCAGGGGGGAGGCTGTCTACTCCAGGTGAGTGGTGCACCTTGTTATGTGAGAGTGTGATCTTTGTAACAAATTGAAGAACTAATTTGTGTGAAGAGCATGGTGGTATCAGCAGTAGTCTCAGACCATGTGCATAGATAGAGTGAGGCATTTAGCTGCTCAGACAGCATTTGCTTATCACTTAGATACAGCTTTTTTACCATTCCTAACATGAATAATAGTTTGGAATTCTCTTATGGAGACACCTCAGAACTCTTACGGTTGCTTCTTTCTGGCCTTTTTAGAGACTGTGTACACACACTGCACTCTAAGGACACTTGGCTGAAGCAAGCTCGGGTGGTGAGGATTGGAGAAGTGCCTTACAAAGTAAGAGGGTTTGATTtcatcctgtgcaacctgtcTGCTCTGAAGTTCAAGctcagttctgttttgttttttgccttctctctgGCAGCAGGTGTAGATTTCTCCCTTGCTTGCATGGCTTGTGACAGCTGCATCATGAATCTGTTCCCCTACTATGCCTATAGTTCCTATATATTCTACCCCAAACCCAATTATTTCTTTATCCCACATGAACAGTATTTAGCAGAACTGCAcccttttcatctttttcaaaTGCATCCTAGTGTTTTATATGATCTGCAGGCTCTGGCTCCCTGTTGCACACCAGTGCTGTGGATTATCATTTA
This window contains:
- the XPC gene encoding DNA repair protein complementing XP-C cells isoform X3, which gives rise to MARKRRGAARPAAATKRRSGGLGTPRGELEGEPEEGDFEEEKVSVKKNGSKVPTREEEEDGVTGVSDPANEPSKQKGAKSLIKENKKNTRNKRNRNNEEMCSDPLMPPQKELKKESPVKKESLPQKEIKLKKESPVKKEMDEDNDDDNESEDEWEDVEELQEPATVKLEETASLQAVVLPSNPVEIEIETPEQLKKRERRNRICSQPELHAIGLSVIPTHFTKVPADHVDLLYLSNLVKWFVGTFTVNDELSTEKGESLQSTLERRFAIYAARDDEELVHIFLIILRALQLLCRLVLSFQPLPLKETGAKGKSSSKRQSLSAASEGQESSAVMPKAEAKKCPCKKAKQDEKSSEREKDNKEPKKPKTAQTKRLCKSKLTTGSQEQKESGNEESSLAEKDVLVRPKNDRRRRVASKVSYKEESESDEGSASDFEISEEESDLSDEDFVPVSKRRKSSLDSQNSKVTATKSPRIEASESRLSKNSYGAEPRPAKSAASALPHAQRKRNKIISSDEDDGQQEVRKAMGTDQWLEVFLEHEENWVCVDCVHGSVGQPQLCFRNATKPLSYIVGFDNDGSVRDVTQRYDPVWMTATRKSRVDREWWEDTLQPYKSPYVERDMKEENEFQVKLQDQPLPTAIGEYKNHPLYALKRHLLKYQAIYPESAAILGYCRGEAVYSRDCVHTLHSKDTWLKQARVVRIGEVPYKMVKGFSNQARKARLAEPANRDKEDLALYGRWQTEEYQPPVAVDGKVPRNEYGNVYLFLPSMLPIGCVQLRLPNLNRLARKLDIDCAQAITGFDFHGGYSHPVTDGYVVCEEYKEILIAAWENEQAEIEKKEKEKREKRAQGNWKLLTKGLLIRERLKQRYSIKTEPSAPESEKGAGFSSDEGGPSSETAVGNMAIFWPQNRQLEKKKEEKTTRKSKREKKEEAAQLFPFEKL
- the XPC gene encoding DNA repair protein complementing XP-C cells isoform X2, translating into MARKRRGAARPAAATKRRSGGLGTPRGELEGEPEEGDFEEEKVSVKKNGSKVPTREEEEDGVTGVSDPANEPSKQKGAKSLIKENKKNTRNKRNRNNEEMCSDPLMPPQKELKKESPVKKEMDEDNDDDNESEDEWEDVEELQEPATVKLEETASLQAVVLPSNPVEIEIETPEQLKKRERREKRKAEFEIYLRRMMKRFSKEVREDTHKVHLLCLLANGFYRNRICSQPELHAIGLSVIPTHFTKVPADHVDLLYLSNLVKWFVGTFTVNDELSTEKGESLQSTLERRFAIYAARDDEELVHIFLIILRALQLLCRLVLSFQPLPLKETGAKGKSSSKRQSLSAASEGQESSAVMPKAEAKKCPCKKAKQDEKSSEREKDNKEPKKPKTAQTKRLCKSKLTTGSQEQKESGNEESSLAEKDVLVRPKNDRRRRVASKVSYKEESESDEGSASDFEISEEESDLSDEDFVPVSKRRKSSLDSQNSKVTATKSPRIEASESRLSKNSYGAEPRPAKSAASALPHAQRKRNKIISSDEDDGQQEVRKAMGTDQWLEVFLEHEENWVCVDCVHGSVGQPQLCFRNATKPLSYIVGFDNDGSVRDVTQRYDPVWMTATRKSRVDREWWEDTLQPYKSPYVERDMKEENEFQVKLQDQPLPTAIGEYKNHPLYALKRHLLKYQAIYPESAAILGYCRGEAVYSRDCVHTLHSKDTWLKQARVVRIGEVPYKMVKGFSNQARKARLAEPANRDKEDLALYGRWQTEEYQPPVAVDGKVPRNEYGNVYLFLPSMLPIGCVQLRLPNLNRLARKLDIDCAQAITGFDFHGGYSHPVTDGYVVCEEYKEILIAAWENEQAEIEKKEKEKREKRAQGNWKLLTKGLLIRERLKQRYSIKTEPSAPESEKGAGFSSDEGGPSSETAVGNMAIFWPQNRQLEKKKEEKTTRKSKREKKEEAAQLFPFEKL
- the XPC gene encoding DNA repair protein complementing XP-C cells isoform X4; its protein translation is MARKRRGAARPAAATKRRSGGLGTPRGELEGEPEEGDFEEEKVSVKKNGSKVPTREEEEDGVTGVSDPANEPSKQKGAKSLIKENKKNTRNKRNRNNEEMCSDPLMPPQKELKKESPVKKESLPQKEIKLKKESPVKKEMDEDNDDDNESEDEWEDVEELQEPATVKLEETASLQAVVLPSNPVEIEIETPEQLKKRERREKRKAEFEIYLRRMMKRFSKEVREDTHKVHLLCLLANGFYRNRICSQPELHAIGLSVIPTHFTKVPADHVDLLYLSNLVKWFVGTFTVNDELSTEKGESLQSTLERRFAIYAARDDEELVHIFLIILRALQLLCRLVLSFQPLPLKETGAKGKSSSKRQSLSAASEGQESSAVMPKAEAKKCPCKKAKQDEKSSEREKDNKEPKKPKTAQTKRLCKSKLTTGSQEQKESGNEESSLAEKDVLVRPKNDRRRRVASKVSYKEESESDEGSASDFEISEEESDLSDEDFVPVSKRRKSSLDSQNSKVTATKSPRIEASESRLSKNSYGAEPRPAKSAASALPHAQRKRNKIISSDEDDGQQEVRKAMGTDQWLEVFLEHEENWVCVDCVHGSVGQPQLCFRNATKPLSYIVGFDNDGSVRDVTQRYDPVWMTATRKSRVDREWWEDTLQPYKSPYVERDMKEENEFQVKLQDQPLPTAIGEYKNHPLYALKRHLLKYQAIYPESAAILGYCRGEAVYSRDCVHTLHSKDTWLKQARVVRIGEVPYKMVKGFSNQARKARLAEPANRDKEDLALYGRWQTEEYQPPVAVDGKVPRNEYGNVYLFLPSMLPIGCVQLRLPNLNRLARKLDIDCAQAITGFDFHGGYSHPVR
- the XPC gene encoding DNA repair protein complementing XP-C cells isoform X1, whose product is MARKRRGAARPAAATKRRSGGLGTPRGELEGEPEEGDFEEEKVSVKKNGSKVPTREEEEDGVTGVSDPANEPSKQKGAKSLIKENKKNTRNKRNRNNEEMCSDPLMPPQKELKKESPVKKESLPQKEIKLKKESPVKKEMDEDNDDDNESEDEWEDVEELQEPATVKLEETASLQAVVLPSNPVEIEIETPEQLKKRERREKRKAEFEIYLRRMMKRFSKEVREDTHKVHLLCLLANGFYRNRICSQPELHAIGLSVIPTHFTKVPADHVDLLYLSNLVKWFVGTFTVNDELSTEKGESLQSTLERRFAIYAARDDEELVHIFLIILRALQLLCRLVLSFQPLPLKETGAKGKSSSKRQSLSAASEGQESSAVMPKAEAKKCPCKKAKQDEKSSEREKDNKEPKKPKTAQTKRLCKSKLTTGSQEQKESGNEESSLAEKDVLVRPKNDRRRRVASKVSYKEESESDEGSASDFEISEEESDLSDEDFVPVSKRRKSSLDSQNSKVTATKSPRIEASESRLSKNSYGAEPRPAKSAASALPHAQRKRNKIISSDEDDGQQEVRKAMGTDQWLEVFLEHEENWVCVDCVHGSVGQPQLCFRNATKPLSYIVGFDNDGSVRDVTQRYDPVWMTATRKSRVDREWWEDTLQPYKSPYVERDMKEENEFQVKLQDQPLPTAIGEYKNHPLYALKRHLLKYQAIYPESAAILGYCRGEAVYSRDCVHTLHSKDTWLKQARVVRIGEVPYKMVKGFSNQARKARLAEPANRDKEDLALYGRWQTEEYQPPVAVDGKVPRNEYGNVYLFLPSMLPIGCVQLRLPNLNRLARKLDIDCAQAITGFDFHGGYSHPVTDGYVVCEEYKEILIAAWENEQAEIEKKEKEKREKRAQGNWKLLTKGLLIRERLKQRYSIKTEPSAPESEKGAGFSSDEGGPSSETAVGNMAIFWPQNRQLEKKKEEKTTRKSKREKKEEAAQLFPFEKL